The following nucleotide sequence is from Synechococcus sp. CBW1004.
GGAATTCACTGATGCGACTGTGATCCGGTTGCTGGTTACCGGTCAGCACCCGGAACGCCAGGTCCTCGTAGCAGGCGCGCTCGATCTTGCGGGAGGAGACGATGCCCACGCAATAGGCGTAGAGCAGCAAGAGCGTCATCATCCGCGGATCAAACCCTTTCTCCCCACGAGGATCCTTGGCCTGAGCGGGAATCAGGACCTGTGAGAGATCAAGCTCATCCACCAGATCCAGCAGGAAATACACCTGGTGGTCATCCGAGAGCCAGTCACTGGGTGATGGCGGCAGCAGGGTTGTCTGCTCCGGCTGCCAGGGACGGAAGGACTTGGGCTTCTGCATGCCCCATTGTCTCAGCCAGAACCATTGCAGTCACTGGGATCTGGGCAGATTCAGGGGCGTCTGTGGGGAGATCGGGGCGGGATCTACGCGCGACACGCTCCTAGCGAGGGGGTGCGCGACGGCCAGCGGAAGGGCATCCAGGCCGCTCTTCGAGGCAAGAGGTTGCTCAGCAGAATGCCGACGATCAGGCAGGGCACGAACAGGGGCAGAAACAGCCCGAGATCACGGATCAGTTCCTGCAGGATCGAGCCCAGGATGATGCAGATGTGGATCGCCAGCACCGCGGAGAGGAACTCCTCGGATCCGATCAGCTTGCCGCTGGTGGAGGGCGGCTGCGCATCCGTCTCGGCGACAGCACCGGACGATTGTGGAAGGGATTCGCTCTGGCGGGCTGGCAGGGCCAGGCGATGGCGGCGGATCAGGAAGCGGGCGATCGGGCCGCCGCTGGCGCTGGCCAGGATCAGTCCGAAGGTGGCCGCGGCGATGCCGATCTCCAGCGCGTTGGCGACACCGTGTTCGGAGGCGAACTGCGGTGCCCAGGCGATGGTGGTGCCGTGGCCGCCGATCAGTGAGAGAGTGCCCACCAGAAGTCCGGAGGCCGGCGGCAGGCCGCTCCAGCGAGCCAGGGTGATGCCCACCAGGTTCTGCGCGAGCATCAGCACGATCGTCAGCACCAGCAGCACCACCAGCGCGCGACCGCCGCGTCGCAGGTCCGCGAAGCTGGCGTTCAGGCCCACCGTGGTGAAGAAGTAGACGAGCAGCAGATCGCGGGCGCGCATCCCGAAGTTGATCTCCAGCCCGAAGATCAGATGCAGAACCGTGATCACCAGCGCCACGAGCAGACCACCGCTGACCGGTTCGGGAATGGTGTACTCGCGCAGGAATCGCAGACGGCGGTTGAGGGTCTTCCCGAGAAAGAGAACCAGAATCCCGAGTGTGACTGTCAGAAAGGATGCGATCTGGATCTCACCATCGACAACATTCATGGATGGGTTGATCTCTTGCGGCCGCGCAAGTGTAGGCGCTGGGCTCCGCTCATTCCCTTCAGGTGCTCATGGGCTCGCTTCGCTCCAACCGGTGTGCGATCGGAGGACGGCTTCGCCGTGTCCATCAATCAAGGTGTGACGGGCGGCGCAGGCTCCTTGCCGGGAATCAGGGGATGGGGCGTGCCGGGCCCTGGGCCCGCGCCTCCCGTGGTGGCTGCTTCCTTGCGTGGAAGGCGGCCAGAGCCGTGGGCAGGGTGGGGAAGAAGCGTTCCGGCCCGATCCGCGCGACCAGCCCCGCCCGCTGCAGTTGCTGATAGAGATCCTGCTTGACCCTGGCCATGGCGAGGACGATGCCCCGCGCCGCCAGGGCCTGCTGGAGGTCCAGCATCATGTCGGCGGCAGTGATGTCGATCTCGATGATGGCCTCGGCGTTGAGGACGAACCATTCCACGGGGGTGCGTTCCGCGTCGATGGCTGCCAGTGCCCGGCTGCGGAAATGCTCGGCATTGGCGAAACAGAGGGGTGCGTCATAGCGATAGATCAGCAGTCCCGGTGTGGTGGTGGCTCCCTCCCAGTCGCTGATGTCATGCAGGCCGGCCAGATTCGGAACCCGCCCCATGACCGCATCATTCGGTCGCATCAGGCGGGCGAACAGATCGATCACCGACAGCGCCACCGCCACACCGATGCCGGTGAGGATGTCTGTGACCAGAACTCCCGCCACAGTCACCAGCGCCAGCCTGAACTCGCTGGGCTTGAACTGATGCATCCGCCGCAGCTCGGCGATGTCGATCAGGCGCAGCGCCGCGAAGATCACCACCGCACCCAGGGCGGCGCGCGGAAACAGGGCCAGTACCGGCCGCAGCACGAGCAGCACCAGCAGCACCATCACCAGGGCAACGAGGGAGTGGAGCTGGCTGCGGCTTCCTGCGCTGTCGCCCAGGGCCGTGCGACTGCCGCTGCTGCTCACCGGGAAACCCTGCAGCAGGCCGGCCCCCAGGTTGATCGCCCCGAGCGCCAGAAGCTCCTGATTGGCGTTGATCCGCCCGCCGCTGCGGATGGCGAACGCTCGCGCGGTGAGCATGTTGTCGGAGTAGCCGACCAGCGCGATGCCCACCGCCGCCGAGAGCAGGTACCTCAGCTGCTCGATCGGGACTGCCGCCGGCAGCGCCACATGGGGCAGCCCTGCCGGGACAGCGCCGATCACCGCCACTCCCAGCTGATCCAGCCGCCCCAGCCTGACGACGACCACACTCAGCAGCACCGCGACGAGCGGGCCCGGCGCCCTGGGGGCCAGCCTCCGCAGCAGCAGCAGGAAGAGCAGGACCCCGAGGCCCAGCAGCAATGTCGGCAGATGGATCTCCCCACGACGCTGCAGCAGCTCCAGCACCTGCGCCGGCGACGCGGAACTGTTCAGCTGCAGGCCCGCGATCCTGCCGATCTGGCCCGTGATCATGATCACCGCCACGCCGGCCATGTAGCCCACCAGGATCGGCCGGGAGAGCAGTTCGGCCAGGAAGTCGAGCCGCGCGAGTCGACCCAGACCACAGACCAGGCCCACCAGCAGGGCCAGCAGGGCGGCCAGTCCGGCGCTGGCCTCCGGATCCCCTGCGGTCAGGGGGGCGATCGCCGCAGCGGTCATGACCGAGGTGGTG
It contains:
- a CDS encoding sodium/glutamate symporter, with translation MNVVDGEIQIASFLTVTLGILVLFLGKTLNRRLRFLREYTIPEPVSGGLLVALVITVLHLIFGLEINFGMRARDLLLVYFFTTVGLNASFADLRRGGRALVVLLVLTIVLMLAQNLVGITLARWSGLPPASGLLVGTLSLIGGHGTTIAWAPQFASEHGVANALEIGIAAATFGLILASASGGPIARFLIRRHRLALPARQSESLPQSSGAVAETDAQPPSTSGKLIGSEEFLSAVLAIHICIILGSILQELIRDLGLFLPLFVPCLIVGILLSNLLPRRAAWMPFRWPSRTPSLGACRA
- the sulP gene encoding sulfate permease, with protein sequence MSDSTPRSSGWLPGLTSLRRYPLAWWRGDVIAGITVAAYLVPQCLAYAELAGLPAIHGLWAILPALLLYALLGSSPQLSVGPESTTSVMTAAAIAPLTAGDPEASAGLAALLALLVGLVCGLGRLARLDFLAELLSRPILVGYMAGVAVIMITGQIGRIAGLQLNSSASPAQVLELLQRRGEIHLPTLLLGLGVLLFLLLLRRLAPRAPGPLVAVLLSVVVVRLGRLDQLGVAVIGAVPAGLPHVALPAAVPIEQLRYLLSAAVGIALVGYSDNMLTARAFAIRSGGRINANQELLALGAINLGAGLLQGFPVSSSGSRTALGDSAGSRSQLHSLVALVMVLLVLLVLRPVLALFPRAALGAVVIFAALRLIDIAELRRMHQFKPSEFRLALVTVAGVLVTDILTGIGVAVALSVIDLFARLMRPNDAVMGRVPNLAGLHDISDWEGATTTPGLLIYRYDAPLCFANAEHFRSRALAAIDAERTPVEWFVLNAEAIIEIDITAADMMLDLQQALAARGIVLAMARVKQDLYQQLQRAGLVARIGPERFFPTLPTALAAFHARKQPPREARAQGPARPIP